A single region of the Anaerococcus urinomassiliensis genome encodes:
- a CDS encoding TIR domain-containing protein yields MAKRQVFFSFHYDNDNWRAGQVRNMGKVDSSSTFSDNDWEEVKEKTESKIKEWIDEQLNKRSCLVVLIGEETANRKWINYEIKKAYELNKGIVGIYIHKLENALGEQDDKGNNPFDYLTLEGEKLSKYVKCFDSVYLSSKNVYSDIKDNIEDLIEYGIEHKPSTW; encoded by the coding sequence ATGGCAAAAAGACAGGTGTTTTTTAGCTTTCATTACGACAATGATAATTGGAGGGCAGGACAGGTTCGCAACATGGGGAAAGTAGACAGTAGTTCTACCTTTTCAGATAATGACTGGGAGGAAGTAAAAGAAAAAACTGAAAGCAAAATTAAAGAATGGATTGATGAACAGTTAAACAAGCGTTCATGTTTAGTTGTCTTGATTGGAGAAGAAACAGCAAATAGAAAATGGATAAATTATGAAATAAAAAAAGCGTACGAGTTAAACAAAGGTATTGTTGGAATTTATATCCACAAGTTGGAGAATGCATTGGGAGAGCAAGATGATAAGGGCAACAATCCTTTTGATTATTTAACATTAGAAGGTGAAAAACTTTCAAAATATGTTAAATGTTTTGATTCTGTATACTTATCAAGCAAAAATGTTTATAGCGATATTAAAGATAATATTGAAGATTTAATTGAGTATGGAATAGAACATAAACCATCAACTTGGTAA
- a CDS encoding SIR2 family protein, with protein sequence MFIIKGEVSKKDLIREIEKAIKSDELGAFIGAGLSIPAGFCSWKELLREPAKEIGLNVEKENDLVSLAQYYANSKKRTSIDDLIKVQFSQLLKPTDNHKLLSQLPISTFWTTNYDKLIEKALEDNMKKPYVKTTDEQLRGTNHDFDAIVYKLHGDVETPEDAVLTRSDYEEFGYNKRKLFREVLEGDLLTETFLFLGFSFEDPNFNYVIGRLRVLLDEKNTRKHYCIMKRIQDTDEDYEYKKARQELQIEDLNRYGIFTCLVNKYDEITEILSTLVDRFRRKTIFISGSAYSYSTYSQEIGENFIHKLSFELSKNGYHIVNGYGKGVGEFVLNGVADYCLAHKSKINDFLTLMPFPQNSSLDIDLDKLYIENREQMIENCGIAIFIFGNKETEDIAHGVMDEFELCKKHGLVCLPIEHTGGAAKEIYNKTTQEISDENIISAIEQANKQCDGDIDMSIKNIVQAVKILNKEEF encoded by the coding sequence GTGTTTATTATTAAAGGTGAAGTATCTAAAAAAGATTTGATTAGAGAAATTGAAAAAGCCATTAAAAGTGATGAATTGGGAGCTTTTATTGGAGCAGGATTATCAATTCCTGCTGGATTTTGTAGTTGGAAAGAACTTCTAAGAGAGCCTGCAAAAGAAATTGGGTTAAATGTTGAAAAAGAAAATGATTTGGTTAGCTTAGCTCAGTATTATGCTAATTCAAAGAAGAGAACATCAATAGATGACTTGATCAAAGTGCAATTTTCTCAATTACTAAAACCTACTGATAATCATAAACTATTATCACAGTTACCGATTTCCACTTTTTGGACGACTAATTATGATAAGTTAATTGAAAAAGCTTTAGAAGATAATATGAAAAAGCCTTATGTAAAAACAACAGATGAGCAATTAAGAGGTACAAATCATGATTTTGATGCAATCGTTTATAAACTACACGGAGATGTAGAAACTCCTGAAGATGCAGTACTTACAAGAAGTGATTATGAAGAATTTGGATATAACAAAAGAAAGTTATTCAGAGAAGTTTTAGAGGGAGATTTGCTTACCGAGACATTTCTATTTTTAGGATTTAGTTTTGAAGATCCAAACTTTAACTATGTAATTGGAAGATTAAGGGTATTGCTAGATGAAAAGAATACAAGAAAACATTATTGTATTATGAAAAGGATCCAAGATACCGATGAGGATTATGAATACAAAAAAGCAAGACAGGAGCTACAAATTGAAGATCTAAATAGATATGGTATTTTTACATGTTTAGTAAATAAATATGATGAAATCACTGAAATATTAAGTACTCTTGTTGATAGATTTAGAAGGAAAACAATATTTATATCGGGTAGTGCGTACTCCTATTCGACTTATTCTCAGGAAATTGGAGAAAATTTTATTCATAAACTATCTTTTGAACTATCAAAAAATGGTTATCATATTGTGAATGGATATGGTAAAGGTGTCGGTGAATTTGTATTAAATGGAGTTGCAGATTATTGTTTGGCTCATAAGTCCAAAATAAATGATTTTTTAACGCTTATGCCTTTTCCTCAAAATAGTTCATTAGATATTGATTTAGATAAGCTATATATAGAAAATAGAGAGCAGATGATTGAAAATTGTGGTATCGCTATATTCATTTTTGGAAATAAAGAAACAGAAGATATTGCACATGGAGTGATGGATGAATTTGAGTTATGTAAAAAGCATGGATTAGTATGTTTGCCTATTGAACATACTGGTGGGGCAGCTAAAGAAATATATAATAAAACAACTCAAGAAATTTCAGATGAAAATATAATAAGTGCAATTGAACAGGCAAATAAACAATGCGATGGCGATATAGATATGTCTATTAAAAACATAGTGCAAGCAGTTAAAATATTAAATAAGGAGGAGTTTTAA
- a CDS encoding N-6 DNA methylase: MKMIDYVLDKTNEYIKIASKETRKRIGQFFTSKETAKFMASLIDLNIKRDEISILDPGAGSGILSAALIQRIIDSKLIKKINLTCYETDEDIVNLLEANLYWIKENSNE, translated from the coding sequence ATGAAAATGATTGATTATGTTTTAGATAAGACAAATGAATATATTAAGATCGCATCTAAAGAAACTCGAAAAAGAATAGGACAGTTTTTTACGAGTAAAGAAACAGCAAAATTTATGGCATCTTTAATTGACTTAAATATTAAAAGAGATGAAATATCTATTCTTGATCCAGGAGCTGGCTCTGGAATCCTTTCTGCGGCACTAATTCAGAGAATTATTGATAGTAAACTTATAAAAAAGATAAATTTAACATGTTATGAAACAGATGAAGATATTGTAAATTTGCTGGAAGCTAATTTATATTGGATAAAGGAAAATTCAAATGAATGA
- a CDS encoding helix-turn-helix domain-containing protein gives MLKISYKKLFKKMIDLDLNNTELMEKTNISRSTFYKMKNGENITTDVLLRICEGLNCNLCEIMELVKDEND, from the coding sequence ATGTTAAAAATCAGCTATAAAAAGCTATTTAAAAAAATGATTGACCTAGATTTAAATAACACAGAATTAATGGAAAAAACAAATATTAGTAGAAGTACATTTTATAAAATGAAAAATGGGGAGAATATTACAACTGACGTATTGTTAAGAATATGTGAAGGATTAAATTGTAATCTTTGCGAAATTATGGAGTTAGTTAAAGATGAAAATGATTGA
- a CDS encoding ABC transporter ATP-binding protein — protein MVKIKNLSLDYGKEHILDDISLSISEGECVLFTGKSGSGKSSLINSINGLAVRYDNAKTKGEIIIDGKNIKELELYQISMLVSTVFQNPKTYFFNVNTTLELLFYLENIGLAREEMGKRLSDMLEIFPIKNLLNRNIFNLSGGEKQILCIAASYIAGTKIIVMDEPSSNLDIKSISVLTQMLKILKEKGISIIVSEHRIYYLMDIVDRVFLIDKCKLKKTYTRSEFIKFDKNELNALSLRDKELSKLEVPYLKDGGEYQIKNLSYKFTANECLSIKDISFKLGKIYGIIGSNGRGKSTLLRCLIGLEKKSKEEIYFKGEKLSKKERLKNSSLVMQDVNHQLFTDEVFKELSLGVKNFDEEEAKIILKDLGLDEFIERHPMSLSGGQKQRLAIASIMCKDSTFIYYDEPTSGMDYANMIKISELIKKYRNKDKIIFIVSHDIEFLNEVADEIFEL, from the coding sequence ATGGTAAAAATAAAAAATTTAAGTCTTGATTATGGAAAAGAACATATATTGGACGATATATCACTATCCATATCCGAGGGAGAGTGTGTGCTATTTACAGGAAAAAGCGGAAGCGGTAAGTCATCTTTAATAAATTCTATCAACGGACTAGCTGTAAGGTATGATAACGCAAAAACAAAGGGCGAAATAATTATTGATGGTAAAAATATAAAAGAGTTGGAGCTTTATCAAATCTCAATGCTTGTCTCAACTGTTTTTCAAAATCCTAAGACATATTTCTTTAATGTTAATACGACATTAGAATTATTGTTTTATTTAGAAAATATTGGACTTGCAAGAGAAGAGATGGGCAAGCGTTTAAGTGATATGCTTGAAATATTCCCGATAAAAAATCTTTTGAACAGAAATATATTTAATCTATCCGGCGGTGAAAAACAAATTCTTTGCATTGCTGCTTCTTATATAGCGGGCACAAAGATTATAGTTATGGATGAGCCTTCATCAAATTTGGATATTAAAAGCATAAGTGTTTTGACACAAATGCTTAAAATACTGAAAGAAAAAGGCATAAGCATAATTGTATCAGAGCATAGAATTTATTATTTGATGGACATAGTTGATCGTGTATTTTTGATAGATAAGTGTAAACTTAAAAAAACTTATACAAGAAGTGAATTTATAAAGTTTGATAAAAATGAATTGAACGCTTTAAGTTTAAGGGATAAAGAATTAAGCAAATTAGAAGTTCCTTATTTAAAAGACGGTGGAGAATATCAGATAAAAAATCTTAGCTACAAATTTACTGCTAATGAGTGTTTAAGTATAAAAGACATCTCATTTAAGCTTGGAAAAATTTATGGCATAATAGGATCCAATGGACGAGGAAAGTCAACGCTTTTGAGATGCTTAATTGGCCTTGAGAAAAAATCAAAAGAAGAAATTTATTTTAAAGGTGAGAAACTATCTAAAAAAGAAAGACTCAAAAACTCTTCACTTGTTATGCAAGACGTAAATCATCAATTATTTACAGATGAAGTATTCAAAGAGCTTAGCCTAGGTGTAAAGAATTTTGATGAAGAAGAGGCAAAAATCATATTAAAAGATTTAGGCCTGGACGAATTTATAGAAAGACACCCAATGAGCTTATCAGGAGGACAAAAGCAAAGACTTGCAATAGCGTCCATAATGTGTAAAGACTCTACTTTTATTTACTATGATGAGCCAACTAGTGGGATGGATTATGCTAATATGATAAAAATATCCGAACTGATTAAAAAATATAGAAATAAAGATAAAATAATTTTTATTGTTTCCCATGACATTGAGTTTTTGAACGAAGTTGCAGATGAGATTTTCGAATTGTAA
- a CDS encoding energy-coupling factor transporter transmembrane component T family protein: protein MPSFSSNSPFNLNPISKLLVVFLTGLTVVHSLNIRFELAIACIIGILFYLNGYKKTLFKWILLCAILYALPNFMVLSNINPIIKMFLSLFIIFRMFLLPFMAASFMIKTSDVGAIISSMDKLKISKNLSIPVAVMFRFFPSFKEEKKNIKMAMRVRGINFKNPIKYLEYVSVPLLIISSNIADDIAKAAETKAIENPIAKTRYISVKIQLIDFVYVFAVAGLIVGGLIW, encoded by the coding sequence ATGCCTAGCTTTTCTTCGAATTCTCCCTTTAATCTCAACCCAATAAGTAAGTTATTAGTCGTATTTCTTACAGGCTTAACTGTTGTGCATAGCTTAAACATCCGTTTTGAGCTAGCAATTGCTTGTATTATTGGTATTTTATTTTATTTGAATGGATACAAAAAAACACTTTTCAAATGGATACTTTTATGTGCAATATTATATGCTTTACCTAATTTTATGGTGCTATCTAATATAAATCCAATAATTAAGATGTTTTTAAGCTTATTTATTATCTTCAGAATGTTTTTATTGCCATTTATGGCAGCAAGCTTCATGATAAAAACCTCTGATGTAGGTGCAATAATTTCATCAATGGATAAGCTTAAAATTTCAAAAAATCTTTCCATACCTGTTGCGGTTATGTTTAGGTTCTTTCCATCTTTTAAAGAAGAGAAGAAAAACATCAAAATGGCTATGAGAGTAAGAGGTATAAATTTTAAAAACCCAATCAAATATCTTGAATATGTTTCAGTACCACTACTAATTATATCTTCAAACATTGCAGATGACATTGCAAAAGCAGCAGAAACAAAGGCAATAGAAAATCCAATTGCCAAGACCAGATATATCAGTGTAAAGATACAGCTAATTGATTTTGTTTATGTTTTCGCAGTTGCTGGACTTATTGTGGGAGGCTTAATATGGTAA
- a CDS encoding MptD family putative ECF transporter S component — protein sequence MDNKKLKVKDLVSIGVFAVIYFALMFGVGMMGMVPILFLIYPTVLGIIAGTVVMLFMTKVQKPWALFILGMISPLVMFAMGHTYVLPLFSLIVMMVAELIRKIGNYNSFKYNMLSYAVFCTWICGSLMQMLLAKEKYIELFMVMGKDYVDALENLITYPHMALVALGAFLGGIIGAYIGKALLKKHFEKAGIV from the coding sequence ATGGATAATAAAAAATTAAAAGTAAAAGATTTAGTAAGCATCGGTGTTTTTGCCGTAATTTATTTCGCCTTGATGTTTGGTGTTGGTATGATGGGTATGGTCCCAATATTGTTTTTAATATACCCAACAGTTTTGGGAATAATCGCAGGGACTGTAGTTATGTTATTTATGACTAAGGTTCAAAAACCATGGGCACTATTTATTCTCGGCATGATATCACCACTTGTGATGTTTGCTATGGGACATACTTATGTATTGCCATTATTTTCATTGATAGTAATGATGGTTGCAGAATTAATTAGAAAGATTGGTAATTATAATTCATTTAAATATAATATGCTTTCTTATGCAGTATTTTGTACGTGGATTTGTGGATCATTAATGCAAATGCTTTTAGCTAAAGAAAAATATATTGAATTATTTATGGTGATGGGAAAAGATTATGTTGATGCATTGGAAAATCTAATAACTTATCCTCACATGGCTTTAGTAGCCTTAGGTGCTTTCCTAGGAGGAATTATTGGGGCATATATAGGAAAGGCTCTATTGAAAAAACACTTTGAAAAAGCAGGCATTGTATAA
- a CDS encoding ABC transporter ATP-binding protein, whose protein sequence is MKEFYKKRFALTDKGARNLSKATLATFFVYCINMLPAILLMIFAQEVLENMGKSNGFYIVFSVLTLIAMYILLSIEYDKLYNTTYQESADLRIRTAENLSKLPLSYFSKHDISDISQTIMADIAGIEHAMSHAIPKVGGMVLFFPLMSVMMLAGNVKMGLAVIIPSILSFIFIPLSKKYQVNRQNRHYDVLRKNSESFQENIEMQMEIKAYNLSKDIKDDLYKKMEDSERVHLKYEVTTILTLSISSIFSFISLAVVIFVGVNLIINKEINSLYLIGYLLAAMKIKDALDASKAGLMEIFYLTPKIERLKEIQNQDLQEGDDYSLKKFDIDLKDVEFAYNKDAKVLNGVSFKAKQGEVTALVGASGCGKTTILKLISRLYDYDKGQILIDGKNIKEISTESLFDKVSIVFQDVVLFNQSVMENIRLGKQDASDEEVKRAAKLANCTDFIEKMDKGFDTVIGENGAELSGGERQRLSIARAFLKDAPILILDEIVASLDVDNEKKIQESLNNLVKDKTVVIISHRMKSIENADKIVVLENGKVESEGKHEELLQKSKVYKNLIEKTKMAEEFIY, encoded by the coding sequence ATGAAAGAGTTTTATAAAAAAAGATTTGCTCTTACAGATAAAGGAGCAAGAAATTTAAGTAAAGCAACACTGGCTACATTTTTCGTTTATTGTATAAACATGCTTCCTGCCATATTACTTATGATTTTTGCTCAGGAAGTTTTGGAAAATATGGGCAAAAGCAATGGCTTTTATATAGTATTCTCAGTTTTGACTTTGATAGCAATGTATATTTTGCTTTCTATCGAATACGATAAATTATATAACACAACCTATCAAGAAAGTGCAGATTTAAGAATAAGGACAGCGGAGAATTTATCAAAATTACCTCTATCTTACTTTTCTAAACATGACATTTCCGACATTTCACAAACAATCATGGCTGATATTGCAGGCATAGAGCATGCAATGAGCCACGCAATACCAAAGGTGGGCGGCATGGTACTGTTTTTCCCATTAATGTCTGTAATGATGCTAGCGGGCAATGTCAAGATGGGTTTAGCTGTAATTATTCCATCTATTTTAAGCTTTATATTTATACCTTTATCTAAAAAATATCAGGTTAATAGACAGAATAGACATTATGATGTCTTAAGAAAAAACTCAGAAAGCTTTCAAGAAAATATCGAAATGCAAATGGAGATTAAAGCATATAATTTATCGAAGGATATTAAAGATGATTTATATAAAAAAATGGAAGATAGTGAGAGAGTACACTTAAAGTACGAAGTAACTACAATTTTAACTTTGTCTATATCTTCAATATTTAGCTTTATATCTCTTGCTGTTGTGATATTTGTCGGCGTAAATCTAATTATTAATAAAGAGATAAATTCTCTCTACCTTATAGGATATTTACTAGCTGCTATGAAGATAAAAGACGCTTTAGATGCATCTAAAGCGGGCTTGATGGAAATATTTTATTTAACGCCAAAAATTGAAAGATTAAAAGAAATTCAAAATCAAGATTTACAAGAAGGCGATGACTATAGCTTAAAAAAATTTGATATTGATCTAAAAGATGTTGAGTTTGCTTACAATAAAGACGCAAAAGTTTTAAATGGTGTAAGTTTTAAAGCTAAGCAGGGAGAGGTTACTGCTTTGGTAGGTGCAAGCGGATGTGGTAAAACAACTATCTTGAAACTTATATCAAGACTTTATGATTATGACAAGGGACAAATCCTAATCGATGGCAAAAATATAAAAGAAATATCAACAGAATCTCTTTTTGATAAGGTCTCAATAGTTTTCCAAGATGTGGTTCTCTTTAATCAAAGCGTTATGGAAAATATTAGACTTGGTAAGCAAGATGCAAGTGACGAAGAGGTTAAAAGAGCAGCAAAACTTGCAAACTGTACAGATTTTATAGAAAAGATGGATAAGGGTTTCGATACAGTTATTGGTGAGAACGGAGCTGAACTATCAGGAGGAGAAAGACAAAGATTATCAATAGCCAGAGCCTTCTTAAAAGATGCACCGATATTGATTTTAGATGAGATAGTAGCAAGCCTTGACGTTGACAACGAGAAAAAGATTCAAGAGTCCTTAAATAATTTAGTTAAAGATAAAACTGTTGTTATCATTTCACACAGAATGAAATCCATAGAAAATGCTGACAAGATAGTGGTTCTTGAAAACGGAAAAGTAGAAAGCGAAGGTAAGCATGAAGAGCTTTTACAAAAATCAAAAGTTTACAAAAATTTAATAGAAAAGACAAAAATGGCAGAAGAATTTATTTATTAG
- a CDS encoding ABC transporter ATP-binding protein, translated as MKIYKKLFAYVQDKKYLGVLAIVFSAISAVLTVYGYYLIYKFLDRLIINSNLSGAESIALKSVITLTSGAIFYFVSGLFSHILGFRLETNLRKRGIDGLEKASFRFFDLNPSGQIRKIIDDNAAQTHQVVAHMIPDSTQAIVTPVLVLVLGFIVSIRVGITLLALTIIGGLILGAMMGEQEFMKICQEALSKLSAETVEYVRGMQVVKIFKANVESFKSFYKAIKDYSKYAYDYSLSCKKPYVLYQWLFFGLIAILIIPIVYFMTSLGSAKVILLELIMIIFLSGVLFVSFTRIMWYSMYISQGNYAVDTLEALYEDMQKDKLVHGNVNNFKNYNIDFDNVSFAYNDKAVIENLSFNLEEGKSYALVGSSGSGKSTVAKLISGFYNVNEGSIKIGGIAISEYSDEALIKAVSFVFQDSKLFKKSIYDNVALANKDATKDDVMRALKLAGCDLILDKFPERENTIIGSKGVYLSGGEKQRIAIARAILKDSKIIIMDEASASIDPDNEFELQKAFKNLMKDKTVIMIAHRLSTIKDLDEIIVMDSGKIIERGSDKELMSKDTRYKSLQEMFNSANEWRVSNERVL; from the coding sequence ATGAAGATTTACAAAAAACTATTTGCTTATGTACAGGATAAAAAATATCTTGGGGTTTTAGCTATAGTTTTTTCTGCTATATCTGCTGTGCTTACGGTATATGGATATTACTTAATCTACAAATTTTTAGATAGGTTAATAATTAATTCAAATTTATCTGGTGCAGAGAGCATAGCATTAAAATCTGTTATTACACTAACAAGTGGAGCGATATTTTATTTTGTCTCAGGACTGTTTTCACATATATTGGGATTTAGGCTTGAAACAAATTTAAGAAAGAGGGGGATTGATGGCTTAGAGAAAGCAAGTTTTAGGTTCTTTGACTTAAATCCCTCTGGTCAGATAAGAAAGATCATAGATGATAATGCAGCACAAACTCATCAGGTTGTAGCTCACATGATTCCAGATAGCACTCAGGCAATAGTTACACCCGTACTTGTCCTTGTACTTGGCTTTATAGTAAGTATAAGGGTTGGTATAACTTTGCTTGCTCTTACTATAATTGGCGGCTTAATTTTAGGGGCGATGATGGGCGAGCAAGAATTTATGAAGATATGCCAAGAGGCCCTATCTAAACTAAGTGCTGAAACTGTTGAGTATGTGAGAGGAATGCAAGTTGTAAAAATATTTAAAGCAAATGTAGAGTCTTTTAAAAGCTTTTATAAGGCGATAAAAGATTACTCAAAGTATGCTTATGATTATTCCCTATCTTGTAAAAAGCCTTATGTTTTATATCAATGGTTATTTTTTGGACTGATTGCAATTTTAATTATTCCTATAGTTTATTTTATGACAAGCTTAGGTAGCGCAAAGGTGATTTTACTTGAGCTTATCATGATTATATTTTTATCAGGAGTTCTCTTTGTTTCATTCACGAGAATAATGTGGTACTCCATGTATATTTCTCAAGGGAATTATGCAGTAGATACTTTAGAGGCGCTTTACGAAGATATGCAAAAAGACAAATTAGTGCATGGTAATGTCAATAATTTTAAAAACTATAATATAGACTTTGACAATGTAAGCTTTGCTTATAATGATAAAGCTGTCATTGAAAATTTATCCTTTAATTTAGAAGAAGGAAAGTCCTACGCACTTGTCGGTTCATCTGGATCAGGCAAATCAACAGTAGCAAAACTTATATCAGGTTTTTACAATGTTAATGAAGGAAGCATAAAGATAGGCGGGATAGCAATAAGTGAATATTCTGATGAAGCCTTAATTAAAGCCGTTTCCTTTGTTTTTCAAGATTCAAAATTATTCAAGAAGAGCATTTATGATAATGTTGCTTTAGCTAATAAAGATGCGACGAAAGATGACGTTATGAGAGCCTTAAAATTAGCAGGATGTGATTTAATATTAGACAAATTCCCAGAAAGAGAAAATACAATCATAGGCTCAAAAGGTGTTTATTTATCCGGTGGAGAAAAACAAAGAATTGCAATTGCTAGAGCAATTTTAAAGGATTCCAAAATTATTATTATGGATGAAGCATCAGCATCTATTGACCCAGATAACGAGTTTGAATTGCAAAAAGCTTTCAAAAATCTTATGAAGGATAAAACAGTTATCATGATTGCACACAGACTATCTACAATTAAAGACCTTGATGAAATTATTGTTATGGATAGTGGAAAAATTATAGAAAGAGGGTCTGACAAAGAATTAATGTCAAAAGATACAAGGTATAAGAGCCTGCAAGAGATGTTTAACAGTGCGAATGAATGGAGGGTTTCAAATGAAAGAGTTTTATAA
- a CDS encoding helix-turn-helix domain-containing protein, whose protein sequence is MTYYDFVKEYMKVDECKNNKKYSSAGHTFCWKKEDLTYAEGLYWFYEGDGFIIDIHNFYIREEIIQNNTYSMADYVSIYTSYIVSANGERFSPYQTLTANSLCTFDFDNIKDDFVFLLHENCCYLAVSIVFKKELIEKHLASINIHPESFYSALLQPNQIILTKSLEKVAMEILNCKMDPPAADFFFKAKANEWISIVIDTYLNRKKYKIESDDNKALEDVARFLDNHFAMNVNQETLEKISKMSGTKLKNLFKEKYGQSITEYTQRKRMNVAETLLLNTKLPIKEIAESVGYASHSKFSIYYKRYKGKLPSEVRNLVCKEHKLKCDYCD, encoded by the coding sequence ATGACATATTATGATTTTGTAAAAGAATATATGAAGGTAGATGAATGTAAAAACAATAAGAAGTATTCAAGTGCAGGGCACACTTTTTGTTGGAAAAAAGAGGATTTAACCTATGCAGAAGGGCTTTATTGGTTTTATGAGGGAGATGGATTTATTATTGATATCCATAATTTTTATATCAGAGAAGAAATAATTCAAAATAATACTTATAGTATGGCAGATTATGTTTCAATATACACAAGCTACATTGTCAGCGCAAACGGCGAGAGATTTAGTCCTTATCAAACACTTACTGCAAACTCATTATGTACTTTTGACTTTGACAATATAAAAGACGATTTTGTTTTTTTATTACACGAGAATTGTTGTTATCTTGCTGTTTCCATTGTTTTTAAAAAAGAGCTAATAGAAAAACATTTAGCATCTATTAACATTCATCCAGAATCATTTTATTCAGCTTTACTTCAACCGAATCAAATAATTCTTACTAAATCCTTAGAAAAAGTAGCAATGGAAATTTTAAATTGTAAGATGGACCCTCCTGCTGCTGATTTTTTCTTTAAAGCTAAGGCAAATGAGTGGATAAGTATAGTGATAGACACATACTTAAATAGAAAAAAATATAAAATTGAATCTGATGATAATAAAGCACTTGAAGATGTAGCCAGATTTTTAGATAATCATTTCGCCATGAATGTAAATCAGGAAACTCTCGAAAAAATATCTAAAATGAGCGGAACAAAATTAAAAAATTTGTTCAAAGAAAAATATGGTCAAAGCATTACAGAATACACCCAAAGAAAAAGAATGAATGTAGCTGAAACTCTTCTCTTAAATACCAAACTACCTATAAAGGAAATAGCTGAATCTGTTGGATACGCATCCCATAGCAAATTTTCCATTTATTACAAAAGATACAAGGGAAAACTTCCAAGTGAAGTCCGTAATTTAGTTTGCAAGGAGCACAAGTTAAAATGCGATTATTGTGATTAA
- a CDS encoding DNA-binding protein, producing MEYKDIRENLEEMMNDNYKDFIKALVSIEKGVTDEKALEEVYVLYMNNDTTGLLSDDFDYMIDDMKEQGKIVENTNELEEKDDLINLVGNIVGEVENLERENANGEKFKVSNFSIVSKDEDGNKVYTNCSAYGDKIKDLDNLKQGDFVKIFGQVKTSIDNNGKDHKNVRILSSKLLKAKERAKSQDKDKKSILGQIKSFKADDKAKSNKKEHSKGTER from the coding sequence ATGGAATATAAAGATATTAGAGAAAACTTAGAAGAAATGATGAATGATAACTACAAGGACTTTATAAAAGCACTTGTGAGTATAGAAAAAGGTGTTACTGATGAAAAGGCACTTGAAGAAGTCTATGTTTTATATATGAACAATGACACAACAGGTCTACTAAGTGATGACTTTGACTATATGATTGATGATATGAAAGAACAAGGTAAGATTGTTGAAAATACCAATGAACTTGAAGAAAAAGACGACCTCATAAATCTCGTGGGTAATATAGTTGGCGAAGTAGAAAATCTTGAAAGAGAAAATGCTAATGGAGAAAAGTTCAAGGTAAGTAATTTTTCAATTGTTTCAAAAGATGAAGATGGAAATAAAGTTTATACCAATTGCTCAGCTTATGGAGATAAGATAAAAGATTTAGATAACCTAAAACAAGGAGATTTTGTTAAAATATTTGGTCAAGTAAAAACAAGCATTGACAACAACGGGAAGGATCATAAGAATGTCCGTATTTTGTCTTCTAAACTCTTAAAAGCAAAAGAACGAGCAAAGAGTCAAGACAAGGATAAAAAGTCCATATTAGGGCAAATAAAAAGCTTTAAGGCAGATGATAAAGCTAAGTCAAATAAGAAAGAACATAGCAAAGGAACAGAGAGATAA